In Sedimenticola thiotaurini, the following proteins share a genomic window:
- the fdxA gene encoding ferredoxin FdxA has protein sequence MAFVVTDNCVRCKYTDCVDVCPVDDCFREGENFLVIDPETCIDCSLCVPECPAEAIFAVDDVPEDQREYIALNAELAKQWPGINSAKDPLDGADDWVDVPDKLQYLVR, from the coding sequence ATGGCATTCGTAGTCACTGATAACTGTGTCCGGTGCAAATACACCGACTGTGTTGATGTCTGTCCGGTTGACGACTGTTTTCGGGAAGGAGAGAACTTTCTGGTCATCGATCCCGAGACCTGTATCGACTGTTCGCTCTGCGTGCCGGAGTGTCCCGCCGAGGCGATCTTTGCAGTGGATGATGTGCCGGAGGATCAGCGTGAATATATTGCGCTGAATGCGGAACTGGCCAAGCAGTGGCCCGGTATCAACAGCGCCAAGGATCCGCTGGACGGTGCGGACGACTGGGTCGACGTACCCGATAAACTGCAATACCTGGTGCGTTGA
- the rsxA gene encoding electron transport complex subunit RsxA, with amino-acid sequence MAEYLALLFGTIFVNNLVLSRFLGLCPFMGVSKKLETALGMGMATAFVLTLASATSYLANNYLLQPLGLEYLRTVTFILVIAVIVQFTEMVMHRTSPVLYNLLGIFLPLITTNCAVLGVALLNVQSGYGFIGSAIYGFGGAIGFTLVMVLFAATRERLEVADVLPAFRGTPIALITAGFMSVAFMGFSGMA; translated from the coding sequence ATGGCTGAATACCTCGCCCTGCTGTTTGGCACCATCTTCGTCAACAACCTGGTGTTGTCCCGTTTTCTCGGTCTCTGTCCGTTCATGGGGGTATCCAAAAAACTGGAAACCGCCCTGGGCATGGGGATGGCTACCGCCTTCGTACTGACCCTGGCTTCCGCCACCAGTTACCTGGCCAATAACTATCTCCTGCAGCCGCTCGGACTGGAGTATCTGCGCACTGTCACCTTTATCCTGGTGATCGCGGTGATCGTGCAGTTTACCGAGATGGTGATGCACCGGACCAGTCCGGTGCTCTATAACCTGCTGGGTATTTTTTTGCCACTGATTACCACCAACTGTGCGGTGCTGGGTGTTGCCCTGCTCAACGTGCAGTCCGGTTACGGCTTTATCGGCTCGGCGATTTACGGTTTCGGCGGCGCCATCGGCTTCACTCTGGTGATGGTGCTGTTCGCCGCCACCCGGGAACGGCTGGAGGTGGCGGATGTGCTGCCCGCCTTCCGGGGGACACCGATTGCCCTGATCACGGCCGGATTCATGTCGGTGGCCTTCATGGGCTTCAGTGGCATGGCATGA
- the rsxB gene encoding electron transport complex subunit RsxB: MDILMMTLLALLFGLGLGYAAIRFRVEGDPLVDKIDAVLPQTQCGQCGHPGCRPYATALAEGSAEINQCPPGGEAGMRALAELLGRDPMPLAGMEAGAVEPLPKVAVVDESTCIGCTKCVQACPVDAIIGAPKQKHTVLEAYCTGCELCLPPICPVPDCLTLRPVRPTISRWKWQAPDIQEQEQAA, from the coding sequence ATGGATATCCTGATGATGACGCTGCTTGCGTTACTGTTTGGCCTGGGTCTGGGCTATGCCGCCATCCGCTTCCGGGTGGAGGGTGATCCGCTGGTGGACAAGATCGATGCGGTGCTGCCCCAGACCCAGTGCGGCCAGTGCGGTCATCCGGGCTGCCGGCCCTATGCCACGGCCTTGGCCGAGGGCAGTGCGGAGATCAACCAGTGTCCACCCGGTGGCGAGGCCGGCATGCGCGCCCTGGCGGAACTGCTGGGTCGTGATCCGATGCCCCTGGCGGGCATGGAGGCGGGTGCGGTGGAACCGCTGCCCAAAGTGGCGGTGGTGGATGAATCCACCTGTATCGGCTGTACCAAGTGTGTCCAGGCCTGTCCGGTGGACGCCATTATCGGAGCGCCGAAACAGAAACATACGGTGCTGGAGGCGTATTGCACCGGCTGTGAACTCTGCCTGCCCCCCATCTGTCCGGTACCGGACTGCCTGACTCTGCGTCCGGTCAGGCCCACCATCAGTCGTTGGAAGTGGCAGGCACCCGATATACAGGAACAGGAGCAGGCGGCATGA
- the rsxC gene encoding electron transport complex subunit RsxC, which translates to MRRLWSFPGGIRLPGFKQLSNREAVRPLPLPERLFLPLRQHIGAPARPLVAVGERVCKGQLVAEATAFVSAPVHASTSGVVTDIGEHRLPHPSGIAEPCIVIEADGEERWHPDLVPYSEPDNATPEQLLATIRQAGIVGLGGAVFPSAAKLKPPHRIDTLIINGVECEPYITCDDLLMRSRAEAVLRGCLLLQRILAADQCILAVEDNKPEALAQLRLAREKLIAADAAGAGQIELVAIPTVFPAGGEKQLIKVLTGCEVPAGGLPYELGIVCLNVATTAAVHDAILLGRPLVSRLVTVTGSGIRHPGNYQVPLGTPIAALLEAAGGADGEAELIMGGPMMGQRLPTPQAMVVKGTNCILVNKPEPLPRQMPCIRCGSCADACPMQLLPQQLYWHARGKTFDKLQRYHLDSCIECGCCNLVCPSHIPLVSYFRYAKTEIADQEFKRQRAEESRLRSELRQERLERMQREAEERKARRKAARSKSKKPAPAESSPTETALSQQVSHV; encoded by the coding sequence ATGAGACGGTTGTGGTCCTTCCCCGGCGGCATCCGCCTGCCCGGTTTCAAGCAGTTGTCCAACCGGGAGGCGGTTCGCCCCCTGCCTCTGCCGGAACGGCTCTTTCTGCCCCTGCGCCAGCACATCGGGGCACCGGCCCGGCCGTTGGTGGCGGTGGGAGAGCGTGTGTGCAAGGGGCAGCTGGTGGCGGAGGCGACCGCCTTTGTCAGCGCGCCGGTGCATGCCTCGACCTCCGGTGTGGTGACCGACATCGGCGAACACCGTCTGCCCCATCCCTCCGGTATCGCGGAACCCTGTATCGTGATCGAGGCGGATGGCGAGGAGCGTTGGCATCCCGACCTGGTGCCGTACTCCGAGCCGGACAACGCCACCCCGGAACAGCTGCTGGCTACCATTCGCCAGGCCGGCATTGTCGGTTTGGGTGGGGCAGTATTCCCATCCGCGGCCAAGCTCAAACCACCGCACCGGATCGATACCCTGATTATCAACGGGGTGGAGTGCGAGCCCTATATCACCTGCGACGACCTGCTGATGCGTAGCCGCGCCGAAGCTGTGCTGCGGGGGTGTCTGCTGTTGCAGCGCATCCTCGCTGCGGACCAGTGCATCCTGGCGGTGGAGGATAACAAGCCGGAGGCGCTGGCGCAGTTGCGCCTGGCCCGGGAGAAGCTGATAGCGGCGGACGCCGCCGGGGCCGGGCAGATCGAGTTGGTGGCCATCCCTACCGTGTTTCCGGCCGGTGGTGAGAAGCAGTTGATCAAGGTGCTGACCGGCTGCGAAGTGCCGGCCGGCGGCTTGCCCTATGAGTTGGGCATTGTCTGCCTCAACGTGGCCACCACGGCGGCAGTGCATGATGCCATCCTGCTCGGGCGACCGCTGGTGTCACGTCTGGTCACGGTCACCGGGAGCGGAATCAGGCATCCGGGTAACTACCAGGTGCCGCTGGGTACGCCCATCGCCGCGCTGCTGGAGGCGGCCGGCGGAGCGGATGGCGAGGCGGAGCTGATCATGGGGGGTCCCATGATGGGCCAGCGCCTGCCTACTCCCCAGGCGATGGTGGTGAAGGGGACCAACTGCATCCTGGTAAACAAGCCGGAACCGCTGCCGCGACAGATGCCCTGTATCCGCTGCGGCAGCTGCGCCGACGCCTGTCCGATGCAACTGCTGCCCCAGCAGCTTTACTGGCATGCCCGGGGCAAGACCTTCGACAAGCTGCAGCGCTACCACCTGGACAGCTGTATTGAGTGCGGCTGCTGCAACCTGGTCTGTCCATCCCATATCCCGCTGGTCTCCTACTTCCGTTACGCCAAGACCGAAATCGCCGACCAGGAGTTCAAGCGGCAGCGGGCCGAGGAGTCCCGCCTGCGCAGTGAACTGAGACAGGAGCGGCTGGAGCGTATGCAACGGGAAGCGGAAGAGCGCAAGGCGAGACGCAAGGCGGCCCGGTCGAAGTCGAAAAAACCGGCCCCGGCTGAATCGTCCCCTACCGAAACAGCACTCAGTCAGCAGGTATCCCATGTCTGA